The following are encoded together in the Deltaproteobacteria bacterium genome:
- the bcrC gene encoding benzoyl-CoA reductase subunit C, which yields MSGKTVSEIVSFCQGIFEDLDFTKAREWKAAVPGRKVIGYMPVYVPREIVHAAGMLPLGILGGGADMEVIHGDAYYQSYICRIPRSTVELAVTGRLDFVDGMMFPSICDVIRNLSGIWQILFKDKYVRYFDAPQNFRDDVGGVFYANELRELMEGLGKLAGREITDLDLRNSIAVYNENRRLVNRVYDFRAAAPWKAPSAEVYLLMRAGMVLPPEEHNALMREYLAAAEGEDRPMRDNCRVILTGTFCEQPPLNLIKSLEISGCYIVDDDLMLVSRWLLGDVPADGDPIENLARAFLHRSAQTAAKYEPDMGRKGSYLIEAIRARGADGVIFAAPSFCDPALLDQPMMISRLEALKVPYLTMQYAENSGQMQPIREQSGTFADSIKLWGAQ from the coding sequence ATGAGCGGGAAAACCGTCTCCGAGATCGTTTCGTTCTGCCAGGGGATCTTCGAGGACCTGGATTTCACGAAGGCGCGGGAGTGGAAGGCCGCCGTGCCGGGGCGGAAGGTGATCGGCTACATGCCGGTCTACGTCCCCCGCGAGATCGTCCACGCGGCCGGCATGCTCCCGCTGGGGATCCTCGGTGGCGGCGCCGACATGGAGGTCATCCACGGCGACGCGTACTACCAGAGCTATATCTGCCGGATCCCCCGCTCCACCGTCGAGCTCGCGGTCACCGGCCGGCTCGACTTCGTCGACGGGATGATGTTCCCCTCCATCTGCGACGTGATCCGGAATTTGAGCGGCATCTGGCAGATCCTCTTCAAGGACAAGTACGTCCGCTACTTCGACGCGCCGCAGAACTTCCGGGACGACGTCGGCGGCGTCTTCTACGCGAACGAGCTGCGGGAGCTTATGGAGGGGCTGGGGAAACTCGCCGGCCGGGAGATCACCGACCTCGACCTGCGGAACTCGATCGCGGTCTACAACGAGAACCGCCGCCTCGTGAACCGGGTGTACGACTTCCGGGCCGCCGCGCCCTGGAAGGCGCCTTCCGCCGAGGTGTACCTCCTGATGCGGGCCGGGATGGTGCTTCCCCCGGAGGAGCACAACGCGCTGATGCGGGAGTACCTCGCCGCCGCGGAAGGAGAGGACCGCCCGATGCGGGACAACTGCCGGGTGATCCTGACCGGCACCTTCTGCGAGCAGCCGCCGCTGAACCTCATCAAGTCGCTCGAGATCTCGGGCTGCTACATCGTGGACGACGACCTGATGCTGGTCTCCCGCTGGCTCCTGGGGGACGTTCCGGCCGACGGCGACCCGATCGAAAACCTCGCGCGCGCGTTCCTCCACCGGTCCGCCCAGACGGCGGCGAAGTACGAGCCCGACATGGGGCGGAAAGGGAGCTACCTGATCGAGGCGATCCGGGCCCGGGGCGCCGACGGCGTGATCTTCGCCGCGCCCAGCTTCTGCGACCCCGCCCTGCTCGACCAGCCGATGATGATCTCCCGCCTCGAGGCGCTGAAAGTGCCCTACCTCACGATGCAGTACGCCGAGAACTCCGGGCAGATGCAGCCGATCCGGGAGCAGTCGGGGACGTTCGCCGATTCCATCAAGCTGTGGGGTGCGCAATGA
- the bcrA gene encoding benzoyl-CoA reductase subunit A produces the protein MRTFIGIDLGSTTTKALLMDENREILGRGITNSRSNYDVAAKVSKQEAKIGARFTLFSKALGSGGGTGLLLSTLERNFRLEQFLSELRQLEETCESYLDHPRFQEIGKALREALSRVFRTIEGEAPAIYAPGAARKSDFFRDIAGSRFMSIGETVCRDAGLSFESMLNVYDKSIIDVEGKVSSDETVARQLKSGLSRAVREVAGIGVSEEAVRAALEKVLAFELEETYVVGTGYGRVRLPFPKEHIRSEILCHGLGAHMMFPGTRTVLDIGGQDTKGIQVDGNGIVTNFQMNDRCAAGCGRYLGYIADEMKVGLHELGPMAMKATKSTRINSTCTVFAGAELRDRLALGETRADILAGLHRAIMLRAMSIISRSGGVTNEFTFTGGVAKNEAAVKELRQLVRENYGEVTINISPESIYTGALGGASFAHRAVVH, from the coding sequence ATGCGCACATTCATCGGGATCGACCTGGGCTCCACCACCACGAAGGCGCTGCTGATGGACGAGAACCGGGAGATCCTCGGCCGGGGGATCACCAACTCCCGGTCGAACTACGACGTCGCCGCGAAGGTCTCCAAGCAGGAGGCCAAGATCGGCGCCCGGTTCACCCTGTTCAGCAAGGCGCTGGGGAGCGGCGGGGGGACCGGCCTGCTCCTGTCGACCCTCGAGCGGAACTTCCGGCTGGAGCAGTTCCTCTCCGAGCTGCGCCAGCTCGAGGAGACATGCGAGTCGTACCTCGACCATCCGCGCTTCCAGGAGATCGGAAAGGCGCTCCGGGAGGCGCTCTCCAGGGTCTTCCGGACGATCGAGGGGGAGGCCCCCGCGATATACGCGCCCGGCGCGGCGCGCAAGTCGGACTTCTTCCGCGACATCGCCGGGTCGCGCTTCATGAGCATCGGGGAAACGGTGTGCCGCGACGCGGGGCTCTCCTTCGAGTCGATGCTGAACGTCTACGACAAGTCGATCATCGACGTGGAGGGGAAGGTCTCCTCCGACGAGACGGTGGCGCGGCAGCTCAAGAGCGGCCTCTCCCGGGCGGTCCGCGAGGTGGCGGGAATCGGCGTCTCCGAGGAGGCCGTCCGCGCCGCGCTGGAGAAGGTCCTCGCCTTCGAGCTCGAGGAGACGTACGTGGTCGGCACCGGCTACGGCCGGGTCCGCCTCCCCTTCCCGAAGGAGCACATCCGCTCGGAGATCCTCTGCCACGGCCTGGGCGCCCACATGATGTTCCCCGGCACCCGCACCGTGCTCGACATCGGCGGGCAGGACACCAAGGGGATCCAGGTCGACGGGAACGGGATCGTCACGAACTTCCAGATGAACGACCGGTGCGCGGCCGGGTGCGGGCGCTACCTCGGGTACATCGCCGACGAGATGAAGGTCGGCCTCCACGAGCTGGGCCCCATGGCCATGAAGGCGACGAAGTCCACCCGGATCAACTCCACCTGCACCGTGTTCGCCGGCGCCGAGCTGCGCGACCGCCTCGCCCTGGGCGAGACCCGCGCCGACATCCTCGCCGGCCTGCACCGGGCGATCATGCTCCGCGCGATGTCGATCATCTCCCGATCCGGCGGGGTGACCAACGAGTTCACCTTCACCGGCGGGGTCGCCAAGAACGAGGCGGCGGTGAAGGAGCTTCGCCAGCTGGTCCGGGAGAACTACGGCGAGGTCACCATCAACATCAGCCCGGAATCGATCTACACCGGCGCGCTGGGGGGCGCGAGCTTCGCCCACCGCGCGGTCGTCCACTGA
- the oah gene encoding 6-oxocyclohex-1-ene-1-carbonyl-CoA hydratase: MATTDEIIATTAPSRLIDHNLIDREVESLCDGMVRYEKRPAKRRDGRPAEGLYNAWIVLNNPKQFNSYTTDMVKATILAFRRASVDREVNAVVFTGTGDRAFCTGGNTKEYAEYYAGNPQEYRQYMRLFNDMVSAILGCDKPVVCRVNGMRIGGGQEIGMACDFTVAQDLANFGQAGPKHGSAAVGGATDFLPVMIGCEQAMVSGTLCEPFSAHKAARLGIVSGLVPALKVGGKFVANPTVVTDRMFDEYGRIVHGEFKTGAEFKEGQAAIKAGEVDLSLLDGMVEDLCAKLIETFPECMTKSLEELRKPKLAAWNANKEDSRAWLALNMMNEARAGFRAFNEGTKETGREIDFVRLRQGLAKGIPWSEELVESLIPRGKK; this comes from the coding sequence ATGGCCACGACCGACGAGATCATCGCCACGACCGCGCCGTCCCGCCTGATCGACCACAACCTGATCGACCGGGAGGTGGAGAGCCTGTGCGACGGGATGGTCCGCTACGAGAAGCGTCCGGCGAAACGCCGGGACGGCAGGCCGGCGGAAGGGCTGTACAACGCGTGGATCGTCCTCAACAACCCGAAGCAGTTCAACTCGTACACCACGGACATGGTGAAGGCGACGATCCTCGCGTTCCGGAGGGCGTCCGTCGACCGCGAGGTGAACGCCGTGGTGTTCACCGGCACGGGCGACCGGGCGTTCTGCACCGGCGGCAACACGAAGGAGTACGCGGAATATTACGCGGGGAACCCCCAGGAGTACCGCCAGTACATGCGGCTGTTCAACGACATGGTCTCGGCGATCCTGGGGTGCGACAAGCCGGTCGTCTGCCGCGTGAACGGGATGCGGATCGGCGGCGGCCAGGAGATCGGGATGGCGTGCGACTTCACCGTCGCCCAGGACCTGGCCAACTTCGGGCAGGCGGGCCCCAAGCACGGCTCCGCGGCCGTCGGCGGCGCGACCGATTTCCTCCCCGTGATGATCGGGTGCGAGCAGGCGATGGTGTCGGGAACGCTGTGCGAGCCGTTCTCCGCGCACAAGGCGGCCCGGCTCGGGATCGTCTCCGGGCTGGTCCCGGCGCTCAAGGTCGGCGGGAAGTTCGTCGCGAACCCGACGGTGGTCACCGACCGGATGTTCGACGAGTACGGCCGGATCGTGCACGGCGAGTTCAAGACCGGCGCCGAATTCAAGGAGGGGCAGGCCGCGATCAAGGCCGGGGAGGTCGACCTCTCCCTGCTCGACGGGATGGTCGAGGATCTCTGCGCCAAACTGATAGAGACGTTCCCCGAGTGCATGACCAAGAGCCTCGAGGAGCTCCGCAAGCCGAAGCTCGCGGCGTGGAACGCGAACAAGGAGGATTCCCGGGCGTGGCTGGCGCTCAACATGATGAACGAGGCCCGCGCCGGTTTCCGCGCCTTCAACGAGGGGACGAAGGAGACCGGGCGCGAGATCGACTTCGTCCGGCTCCGCCAGGGGCTGGCGAAGGGGATCCCCTGGTCCGAGGAGCTGGTCGAGAGCCTGATCCCCCGCGGGAAGAAGTAG